Proteins encoded in a region of the Vitis riparia cultivar Riparia Gloire de Montpellier isolate 1030 chromosome 7, EGFV_Vit.rip_1.0, whole genome shotgun sequence genome:
- the LOC117917733 gene encoding uncharacterized protein LOC117917733 has protein sequence MSTATPPKTCPSQLVVLNKAFKLAEQWVKNMSTPLEDEPTEVKLEARPSRLGLGAKVSRQSKIGPSNDPIERKLYAKLDAGKRKSSKSSKESTLSARNGSDNSDDSDEDLESRTKSFSKKRVVPPTSSLQRNKKSK, from the exons atgagCACGGCTACTCCACCGAAGACTTGTCCTTCTCAATTGGTCGTTTTAAACAAAGCATTCAAATTG GCTGAGCAATGGGTTAAGAATATGTCCACACCTTTAGAGGATGAACCAACTGAAGTTAAGTTAGAAGCCCGACCTTCTAG GCTTGGACTGGGTGCTAAAGTTTCACGTCAATCCAAAATTGGGCCTTCAAATGATCccattgaaagaaaattatatgcTAAGTTGGATGCTGGGAAAAGAAAATCTTCCAAAAGTAGCAAGGAGTCTACTCTATCTGCAAGAAATGGAAGTGACAATAGTGATGATAGTGATGAGGATCTAGAGAGCAGAACCAAATCATTTAGCAAGAAGCGAGTAGTTCCTCCAACCTCATCTCTACAGAGAAACAAGAAATCAAAGTAA